From a single Sorghum bicolor cultivar BTx623 chromosome 5, Sorghum_bicolor_NCBIv3, whole genome shotgun sequence genomic region:
- the LOC8074357 gene encoding HVA22-like protein a isoform X1, whose protein sequence is MGSGSLLKVVANNFDVLAGPLVALAYPLYASVKAIETKSPVDDQQWLTYWVLYSLITLFELTFASIIQWLPFWPSMKLIFICWLVLPYFNGAAYVYQNYVRPAFIKNQMVNIWYVPQKKGLFGKSDDFLTALDKFVEENGTDALKKLANKAGKSFKQSGKSSKDSKESKSSKESKETKSSKDSKELKQSKDAKQPKPSKDLKEPKSPKDPKSPKDSKEQKKAALRDPKKAVKDSKELKKALKDSKQQESLEDPKEHTAKKAGKRVTFAEVEPEKELKASNSDWHPSSDFHSAYPEQNSWASSFMIFEDENSYWNRGHPDC, encoded by the exons ATGGGCTCCGGATCTTTGCTCAAGGTCGTCGCCAACAACTTCGACGTCCTTGCAGG GCCTTTGGTGGCACTGGCTTATCCTTT GTATGCCTCCGTTAAGGCAATAGAGACCAAATCTCCTGTGGATGATCAACAATGGCTCACATATTGGGTCCTGTACTCATTAATAACATTGTTTGAACTCACATTTGCATCAATTATTCAGTG GCTTCCTTTCTGGCCTTCTATGAAATTGATCTTTATTTGCTGGCTTGTCTTGCCGTACTTCAATGGCGCAGCCTATGTGTACCAAAATTATGTGAGACCTGCCTTCATAAAGAACCAGATGGTCAACATTTGGTATGTCCCTCAGAAAAAAGGCCTGTTTGGGAAATCTGATGACTTCCTCACAGCACTTGATAAGTTCGTTGAAGAAAATGGGACTGATGCGCTGAAGAAACTGGCTAACAAG GCTGGCAAGTCATTTAAACAGTCTGGGAAatcatctaaagattcgaaagAGTCAAAATCATCCAAGGAGTCGAAAGAAACAAAATCATCAAAGGATTCCAAAGAACTGAAGCAGTCAAAAGATGCAAAGCAACCCAAGCCATCAAAAGATTTGAAGGAGCCAAAGTCACCAAAGGATCCAAAGTCACCCAAGGATTCCAAAGAACAGAAGAAGGCAGCACTCAGAGATCCGAAGAAAGCAGTGAAGGATTCTAAAGAACTGAAGAAAGCGCTAAAGGATTCGAAACAACAGGAATCGCTGGAAGACCCAAAGGAACATACAGCAAAGAAGGCCGGCAAGCGTGTGACGTTCGCCGAGGTGGAGCCTGAGAAGGAGCTCAAGGCCTCGAACAGTGACTGGCACCCATCCTCCGATTTCCACAGCGCGTACCCTGAGCAGAACTCGTGGGCGAGCAGCTTCATGATCTTCGAGGACGAAAACAGTTACTGGAACCGAGGTCACCCAGACTG CTGA
- the LOC8074357 gene encoding receptor expression-enhancing protein 2 isoform X2 — translation MYHRPLVALAYPLYASVKAIETKSPVDDQQWLTYWVLYSLITLFELTFASIIQWLPFWPSMKLIFICWLVLPYFNGAAYVYQNYVRPAFIKNQMVNIWYVPQKKGLFGKSDDFLTALDKFVEENGTDALKKLANKAGKSFKQSGKSSKDSKESKSSKESKETKSSKDSKELKQSKDAKQPKPSKDLKEPKSPKDPKSPKDSKEQKKAALRDPKKAVKDSKELKKALKDSKQQESLEDPKEHTAKKAGKRVTFAEVEPEKELKASNSDWHPSSDFHSAYPEQNSWASSFMIFEDENSYWNRGHPDC, via the exons ATGTATCACAG GCCTTTGGTGGCACTGGCTTATCCTTT GTATGCCTCCGTTAAGGCAATAGAGACCAAATCTCCTGTGGATGATCAACAATGGCTCACATATTGGGTCCTGTACTCATTAATAACATTGTTTGAACTCACATTTGCATCAATTATTCAGTG GCTTCCTTTCTGGCCTTCTATGAAATTGATCTTTATTTGCTGGCTTGTCTTGCCGTACTTCAATGGCGCAGCCTATGTGTACCAAAATTATGTGAGACCTGCCTTCATAAAGAACCAGATGGTCAACATTTGGTATGTCCCTCAGAAAAAAGGCCTGTTTGGGAAATCTGATGACTTCCTCACAGCACTTGATAAGTTCGTTGAAGAAAATGGGACTGATGCGCTGAAGAAACTGGCTAACAAG GCTGGCAAGTCATTTAAACAGTCTGGGAAatcatctaaagattcgaaagAGTCAAAATCATCCAAGGAGTCGAAAGAAACAAAATCATCAAAGGATTCCAAAGAACTGAAGCAGTCAAAAGATGCAAAGCAACCCAAGCCATCAAAAGATTTGAAGGAGCCAAAGTCACCAAAGGATCCAAAGTCACCCAAGGATTCCAAAGAACAGAAGAAGGCAGCACTCAGAGATCCGAAGAAAGCAGTGAAGGATTCTAAAGAACTGAAGAAAGCGCTAAAGGATTCGAAACAACAGGAATCGCTGGAAGACCCAAAGGAACATACAGCAAAGAAGGCCGGCAAGCGTGTGACGTTCGCCGAGGTGGAGCCTGAGAAGGAGCTCAAGGCCTCGAACAGTGACTGGCACCCATCCTCCGATTTCCACAGCGCGTACCCTGAGCAGAACTCGTGGGCGAGCAGCTTCATGATCTTCGAGGACGAAAACAGTTACTGGAACCGAGGTCACCCAGACTG CTGA